The following are encoded in a window of Pseudomonas sp. St316 genomic DNA:
- the tssM gene encoding type VI secretion system membrane subunit TssM, with product MKLLFRKTGAWVRQTWVLTLLAVLCIALLVWFAGPLLAVDDYKFWASPTARLLTVSVLLLGWGLAMVFVNGRGGSSANLQQDAPERVRVLHQARIDDEQREVRSRFKQALSTLRSSNLYPGRSERWRNDLPWYLLIGPPASGKTHLLDCSGLEFPLNRLERKPIVDTSGTRYCDWYFAEHAVLVDTAGRYLTQTDSDVDSGAWAVLLELLRKRRRSRPLSGVLVTVPTEVLLLGSEDELTTLARQIRGRLQELQQRLHVDVPVYLVLSKADGVPGFNEFFDSLTREENDQVLGASFSRGQRGSDVAVLRAEFEALLHRLNSQVIMRMHPERDPLRRSCMLDFPHQLGQLGAGLCLLVEQAFTGNVGTLRGFYLTCASSPDRTKTAPGGRSRFIHHLISRVIFPEADLTDLVQRERRRLRLGQRALYFGALTVIGLCGLLWANGFSANLERLDSLRTLAQRWDQRQSVQANADDWTAMLESLDIRFEATQVFPPYRAVSLHERVGLYQGEASNLAVTDAYERELQERLLPKVAQRLEAHVRNNWDDRGQLLNGLRAYLMLGLQERRDIVWLKDWLANDGALRYPGNAALQESLNAHFGRLLELPFIHALNEPLVAQAREALRRESLAAVVYRMLHEQASHLPHYRLGQHLGSQGVLLVGTDRVIPGFYTREGYERYFSVQGAALVTELLRDNWVLGEGEGLSGMDMRRLMVELEQLYFRDYADHWSEAVGQVTLQTISHAAEGAEQLAGLTSAHSPILRMLVQVRENTQLRAVAEQLDELTQAAGKGEHAVTKLAAVAGKASASLTEHLPDTAQKSLRRRFEPLHRLLDGEGGPTADLIQALRALDEVQLQLANLARASAPEQAAFELARHRMGGQRDALSHLRDASTRLPRPISAWFNVMAEDSWRLVLNDSYRYLNQRYQSELYSFYGKAIDKRYPFSAHSASDVALNDFREFFKDQGIADRFFDNYMQPFVSGSTGHYRLRSIDGQSLPMSRVYLEQMATAHTIRRSFFAENPAEPQVHFKLEPYTLDPAVSRSEFRFGDQRLEYRHGPILPEAFVWPSDAQNGRTALVLEKMVGRGVGVEKNTGPWSLFRLFDLMQSEYLTGRDVRVLKADLGGLRANYLLTSQRTPNPFDMSVLRTFRLPVQL from the coding sequence ATGAAATTGCTTTTCAGGAAAACCGGTGCCTGGGTGCGCCAGACGTGGGTTTTGACGCTGCTGGCGGTGCTTTGCATCGCGTTGCTGGTGTGGTTCGCCGGGCCACTCCTGGCCGTCGATGACTACAAGTTCTGGGCAAGCCCGACGGCGCGGTTGCTGACCGTCAGCGTGCTTCTGCTGGGCTGGGGCCTGGCCATGGTTTTCGTCAATGGGCGCGGCGGCTCAAGCGCGAATCTCCAGCAAGACGCCCCCGAGCGGGTCCGGGTCTTGCATCAGGCCAGGATTGATGATGAGCAGCGCGAAGTGCGCTCGCGCTTCAAGCAGGCATTATCCACGCTAAGGTCCTCGAACCTTTATCCCGGCCGCAGCGAACGCTGGCGCAACGATCTGCCGTGGTATCTGCTGATCGGCCCGCCTGCCAGCGGCAAGACCCATCTGCTGGACTGCTCAGGCTTGGAGTTCCCTCTCAACAGGCTTGAGCGCAAGCCAATCGTCGACACGTCAGGCACCCGTTATTGCGATTGGTATTTTGCCGAGCACGCCGTGCTGGTCGACACTGCCGGGCGCTACCTGACCCAAACGGACAGTGATGTCGACAGCGGCGCCTGGGCCGTATTGCTCGAACTGCTGCGCAAGCGTCGCCGCAGTCGTCCGTTGAGCGGTGTACTGGTGACGGTACCGACCGAGGTCCTGTTGCTCGGCAGCGAGGATGAACTGACTACGCTGGCCCGCCAGATTCGTGGCCGCCTGCAGGAACTGCAACAGCGACTGCACGTCGATGTCCCGGTTTATCTGGTCTTAAGCAAAGCGGATGGCGTGCCAGGTTTCAATGAGTTCTTTGATTCGTTGACTCGCGAAGAAAACGACCAGGTACTGGGTGCAAGTTTCAGTCGGGGGCAGCGTGGCAGTGATGTGGCGGTGTTACGTGCCGAGTTCGAGGCGCTGCTGCATCGCCTCAACAGCCAGGTGATCATGCGCATGCATCCGGAGCGCGATCCGCTGCGTCGTAGCTGCATGCTTGATTTTCCTCACCAACTTGGACAACTCGGCGCCGGCTTGTGCCTGCTGGTCGAACAGGCATTTACCGGCAACGTCGGTACGTTGCGGGGCTTCTATCTGACCTGCGCATCGTCGCCAGACCGAACCAAAACCGCGCCCGGTGGGCGCTCGCGGTTCATTCATCATTTGATCAGTCGGGTAATTTTTCCGGAGGCCGATCTGACCGACCTCGTTCAGCGCGAGCGCCGTCGTCTCCGTTTGGGGCAACGAGCCTTGTATTTCGGGGCGCTGACGGTCATTGGCCTGTGTGGGCTGTTGTGGGCGAACGGTTTTTCGGCCAACCTCGAGCGACTGGATAGCTTGCGTACGCTGGCGCAACGCTGGGACCAGCGGCAATCAGTCCAGGCGAATGCTGATGACTGGACCGCGATGCTCGAATCACTGGATATCCGTTTCGAGGCCACCCAGGTTTTCCCACCCTACAGGGCGGTGTCTTTGCATGAACGCGTCGGCCTGTACCAGGGCGAGGCGAGCAACCTTGCGGTGACCGACGCCTACGAGCGTGAATTACAGGAGCGACTGTTGCCGAAGGTTGCGCAGAGGCTGGAAGCGCATGTCCGCAACAACTGGGATGACCGTGGGCAACTGCTCAACGGCTTGCGCGCGTACTTGATGCTGGGCTTGCAAGAACGCCGCGATATTGTCTGGCTCAAGGATTGGCTGGCCAACGATGGGGCACTTCGTTACCCCGGCAACGCGGCACTACAGGAGAGCCTGAATGCCCACTTCGGGCGCCTGTTGGAACTGCCCTTTATCCATGCTCTCAACGAACCGCTGGTAGCCCAGGCCCGGGAGGCCCTTCGTCGTGAGTCCTTGGCTGCCGTCGTGTACAGAATGCTGCACGAACAGGCCAGCCATCTGCCGCACTATCGACTCGGCCAACACCTGGGCTCACAAGGCGTGCTGTTGGTCGGCACTGATCGTGTGATCCCTGGTTTCTATACCCGCGAGGGTTACGAACGCTACTTTTCGGTCCAAGGTGCGGCACTGGTCACCGAATTGCTGCGGGACAACTGGGTCCTGGGTGAAGGTGAGGGCCTCAGCGGCATGGACATGCGTCGTCTGATGGTCGAACTCGAACAGCTGTATTTTCGTGACTATGCCGACCATTGGAGCGAAGCGGTTGGCCAGGTCACCCTGCAAACCATCAGCCATGCGGCTGAGGGCGCCGAGCAACTCGCGGGGCTGACTTCGGCTCATTCACCGATTTTGCGGATGCTGGTGCAAGTGCGCGAAAACACTCAACTACGGGCGGTTGCCGAGCAACTCGACGAACTGACGCAGGCGGCCGGGAAGGGCGAGCATGCCGTTACAAAGCTCGCGGCTGTGGCAGGGAAAGCCTCTGCGTCCCTAACCGAACATCTGCCGGACACCGCGCAAAAATCCTTGCGACGGCGTTTCGAGCCGCTGCATCGCCTGCTGGATGGAGAGGGTGGGCCCACGGCTGATCTGATCCAGGCCTTGCGGGCCCTTGATGAGGTGCAATTGCAACTGGCGAACCTGGCCCGAGCCAGTGCACCGGAACAAGCGGCGTTCGAACTGGCCAGGCACCGCATGGGCGGCCAGCGCGATGCGTTGAGTCACCTGCGCGACGCGTCTACCCGCCTGCCGCGGCCGATCAGTGCTTGGTTCAACGTGATGGCCGAGGACAGCTGGCGCTTAGTGCTCAATGATTCTTATCGTTATCTGAACCAGCGTTATCAAAGCGAGCTGTACAGCTTTTACGGCAAGGCGATCGACAAGCGATACCCGTTCAGTGCCCACAGTGCCAGCGACGTCGCGCTCAATGATTTCCGGGAGTTCTTCAAGGACCAGGGTATCGCCGATCGATTCTTCGACAATTACATGCAGCCCTTCGTCAGCGGCTCTACGGGACACTACCGTCTGCGCAGCATCGACGGTCAGAGCTTGCCGATGTCCCGGGTCTATCTCGAGCAGATGGCGACAGCGCATACCATTCGCCGGAGCTTTTTCGCCGAAAACCCGGCCGAGCCGCAAGTGCATTTCAAGCTTGAGCCGTACACCCTGGACCCGGCAGTAAGCCGTTCTGAATTTCGCTTTGGTGACCAGAGGCTTGAATACCGCCACGGGCCGATACTGCCGGAGGCGTTTGTCTGGCCAAGCGATGCGCAGAATGGTCGAACCGCCCTGGTGCTGGAAAAAATGGTGGGGCGAGGCGTGGGCGTCGAGAAAAATACCGGGCCGTGGTCGCTGTTTCGGTTGTTCGACTTGATGCAGAGCGAATACCTGACCGGGCGCGATGTACGCGTGTTGAAGGCGGACCTGGGTGGCCTGCGTGCCAATTATTTGCTGACGAGCCAGCGCACACCGAACCCTTTCGACATGAGCGTGCTCCGCACATTTCGCCTGCCGGTGCAGCTTTAA
- the icmH gene encoding type IVB secretion system protein IcmH/DotU: protein MDKENPQDETTVLLDHHGQRPASGPLTDAAAPPRFEQLQERMIYAAHLPRSQAFNVSLNPLVAAASGMLSQMVQLKHGREREDLQALKGELRRGLEQFEACALQGGVENSQLIAARYVLCSAIDEAIVTTPWGHGGGWSQISLLSTFHNETFGGEKVFQLLERLSKNPIKHLSMLELLYLCLSLGFEGKYRVQTRGMLELESLRDALYRLICQARGDIPRELSPRWEGFDGARRSPVRIVPAWTVAVFTLVCLGVMYSSFAWVLDEQRRSVLQPYQLSESVAAQPLP, encoded by the coding sequence ATGGATAAGGAAAATCCTCAGGACGAAACAACTGTCCTGCTCGACCATCATGGACAACGTCCTGCTTCCGGGCCCTTGACCGATGCGGCTGCGCCGCCGCGTTTCGAACAGTTGCAAGAGCGAATGATCTACGCCGCGCACCTGCCGCGGTCCCAGGCCTTCAATGTCAGCCTTAATCCGCTGGTCGCGGCGGCGTCCGGAATGTTGTCGCAAATGGTGCAACTCAAGCACGGCCGCGAACGCGAGGACCTGCAAGCCCTTAAAGGGGAATTGAGGCGAGGCCTGGAGCAGTTCGAAGCCTGTGCCTTGCAGGGCGGTGTTGAAAACAGTCAGTTGATCGCGGCGCGTTACGTGCTCTGCTCAGCGATCGATGAGGCGATCGTCACTACGCCGTGGGGGCATGGAGGTGGTTGGTCACAGATAAGCCTGCTCAGCACTTTCCACAACGAAACCTTCGGCGGCGAGAAGGTTTTTCAATTGCTTGAGCGCTTGTCGAAAAACCCCATCAAGCACCTGTCGATGCTTGAGTTGTTGTATCTGTGCCTGTCCCTGGGCTTCGAGGGCAAGTATCGGGTGCAGACCCGTGGGATGCTCGAGCTCGAAAGTCTGCGCGATGCCCTGTATCGCCTGATCTGTCAGGCACGTGGCGACATCCCTCGTGAGCTGTCGCCTCGCTGGGAAGGTTTCGATGGCGCGCGACGCAGCCCGGTACGCATTGTCCCGGCCTGGACGGTGGCGGTTTTTACGCTGGTCTGTCTGGGGGTGATGTACTCGAGTTTCGCCTGGGTATTGGACGAGCAACGCCGAAGCGTACTGCAACCTTATCAACTGTCAGAGTCGGTTGCCGCCCAGCCGCTGCCGTAA
- the tssK gene encoding type VI secretion system baseplate subunit TssK, which yields MNHDKVIWQEGMLLRPQHLQHNDRYFDHQLKVRTRLLASYAWGFLALEIDLQFLNMGQLVISQASGVLPDGSLFELGGNAEPLALEVPSNTSNTPIYLALPLVTGNHIESRRPEQSDVLARYTIYDAQVTDSNAGDSGGSQISCGRPDLRLLLGEQQSDHAFVKLKLCEVLDTTADGVIRLDPDFVPTFLQARSSHYLLSCLKEIIGMLAHRGDSLAERIRFNGKAGGAQVGDFMMLQLINRSELLLRHYLDLEQVHPETLYRMLLALLGELATFSRDSKRPPLTNRYQHSDQGACFRSLMQAIRQVLSMVLEQHAIELQLQARQYGITVSPMQDLSLLDTASFVLAASANCDSEELRHRLPSNLKVGSVERIRQLVNLHLPGIKIRPLPVAPRQIAFHANKTYFILEPSAEDLAQLKRSAGFAFHVCGDFAELELNFWAIRN from the coding sequence ATGAATCACGATAAAGTCATCTGGCAAGAAGGCATGTTGTTGCGCCCACAGCATCTGCAACACAACGATCGTTACTTCGACCACCAGTTGAAGGTTCGTACCCGGTTGCTGGCCAGCTACGCCTGGGGATTCCTGGCGCTGGAAATCGATCTGCAATTTCTCAACATGGGCCAACTGGTGATCAGCCAGGCCAGCGGGGTCCTGCCCGACGGCAGTCTGTTCGAGCTCGGTGGCAACGCCGAACCGTTGGCCCTGGAAGTACCGTCCAATACCAGCAATACGCCGATCTACCTCGCGCTGCCATTGGTGACCGGCAATCACATCGAGTCCCGTCGCCCGGAGCAATCTGACGTGCTGGCGCGCTACACCATCTACGACGCGCAGGTGACCGACTCCAACGCCGGAGATTCCGGCGGGAGCCAGATCAGTTGTGGCCGGCCGGACCTGCGCCTGCTGTTGGGCGAGCAACAGAGCGACCATGCGTTTGTGAAGCTCAAGCTCTGTGAGGTGCTTGATACCACTGCCGATGGAGTGATCAGGCTCGACCCGGACTTTGTGCCGACCTTCCTCCAGGCTCGTTCATCCCATTATTTGCTGTCGTGTCTCAAGGAGATCATCGGCATGCTTGCCCATCGGGGTGACAGTCTTGCCGAGCGGATCCGTTTCAATGGCAAGGCAGGTGGCGCGCAAGTAGGCGATTTCATGATGCTGCAACTGATCAACCGTAGCGAACTGTTGCTGCGTCATTATCTGGATCTGGAGCAAGTACATCCCGAAACGCTCTACCGAATGCTGCTGGCCCTGTTGGGTGAACTGGCGACTTTCTCCCGTGACAGCAAGCGCCCACCCCTCACCAACCGCTACCAGCACAGCGACCAGGGCGCTTGTTTTCGAAGCCTGATGCAAGCGATCCGCCAGGTGCTGTCGATGGTGCTCGAGCAGCATGCTATCGAGCTGCAATTACAGGCGCGCCAGTATGGAATCACCGTCTCGCCTATGCAGGATCTTTCGCTGCTGGATACGGCTTCATTCGTATTGGCGGCGAGTGCCAACTGCGACAGCGAAGAACTGCGCCATCGATTACCGTCGAACCTCAAGGTTGGCTCGGTGGAGCGTATCCGCCAGTTGGTCAACCTGCATCTGCCCGGTATCAAGATCCGGCCTCTGCCCGTGGCTCCTCGGCAGATCGCATTTCATGCCAACAAGACCTATTTCATCCTTGAGCCCAGCGCCGAAGACCTGGCGCAACTGAAGCGCTCGGCAGGCTTCGCGTTCCATGTTTGCGGGGATTTCGCCGAGCTTGAGCTGAATTTTTGGGCCATCAGGAATTGA
- the tssJ gene encoding type VI secretion system lipoprotein TssJ — protein MSHCTMHLFKTLTALAMTLLLGGCTTLSPFSTMTKLNLTLMASDQLNPDLNGRPSPVVVRLFELRHPVAFENSDFFSLYERGRETLAPDLVSSEELELRPGETVELRLGLTGDGRYVGILAAYRDLPHARWRYTLPVAAAQLTEANLALDQGGIANTLERQAKVDDR, from the coding sequence ATGTCGCACTGCACAATGCACTTATTCAAGACTTTGACGGCGCTGGCCATGACCCTGCTGCTGGGCGGCTGCACCACGCTGTCGCCATTTTCGACGATGACCAAGCTCAACCTCACCCTGATGGCCAGTGATCAGCTCAACCCCGATCTCAATGGACGGCCATCGCCAGTGGTGGTGCGGTTGTTCGAACTCAGGCATCCGGTAGCCTTTGAAAATTCGGACTTCTTCAGCCTCTATGAGCGCGGGAGGGAAACGCTCGCTCCCGATCTGGTTTCCAGCGAAGAGCTGGAACTGCGCCCAGGTGAGACCGTCGAGCTCAGGCTCGGTCTCACTGGGGATGGCCGTTACGTCGGCATACTCGCGGCGTACCGGGACCTGCCACACGCCCGCTGGCGCTACACACTGCCCGTGGCTGCGGCTCAGTTGACCGAAGCGAACCTGGCCCTCGACCAGGGTGGGATCGCCAACACGCTTGAAAGACAGGCCAAGGTAGATGACCGATGA
- the tagH gene encoding type VI secretion system-associated FHA domain protein TagH, protein MDLVFEMLNANQFVPIRLCHKTFGPAGGVIGRGEGCHWMIPDRDRLLSKCHAHVSFREGAFFLTDTSGNGTTHRESGARLPKGAPVRIQDGDAYIMGEFEVLARLVVGPSSSFAEAGRSTPVDSLIPDDAFLELDPLKALDQQERGLLDIDELINPIAVLPDALGRPDYARIDMESLLLPELVEEVVEPRPAPIPSADAIDHPHEDFWERFAMALGMDLESLDSEARETLAINAALLLKQSIHGLQQSLRTRSELSGELRLAQTYEEQVRLIASLQNDHHG, encoded by the coding sequence ATGGATCTTGTTTTCGAAATGCTGAACGCCAACCAGTTCGTCCCTATACGACTGTGTCACAAGACCTTCGGGCCGGCTGGCGGAGTGATTGGTCGCGGCGAGGGTTGCCACTGGATGATCCCCGACCGCGACCGCCTGCTGTCCAAGTGTCACGCCCATGTCAGCTTCCGTGAGGGCGCGTTTTTCCTGACCGATACCAGTGGCAACGGTACGACCCACCGCGAAAGCGGCGCACGCTTGCCCAAGGGTGCACCGGTACGGATACAGGACGGAGATGCCTACATCATGGGCGAATTCGAGGTCCTGGCGCGGCTGGTCGTCGGGCCGTCGAGCAGCTTTGCCGAAGCCGGTCGCTCAACGCCGGTCGACAGTCTCATTCCAGACGATGCCTTTCTGGAGCTCGACCCGCTGAAAGCACTGGACCAACAGGAGCGGGGCTTGCTGGACATCGATGAGCTGATAAATCCCATTGCCGTACTACCAGACGCCCTTGGGCGCCCAGATTATGCGCGTATCGACATGGAAAGCTTGCTGTTGCCGGAGTTGGTTGAAGAGGTCGTTGAACCAAGGCCCGCGCCCATCCCGTCCGCCGACGCTATTGATCACCCGCACGAAGATTTTTGGGAGCGTTTTGCTATGGCCTTGGGCATGGATCTCGAAAGCCTTGATAGCGAGGCCCGCGAAACCCTGGCGATCAACGCCGCGCTGCTGCTCAAGCAAAGCATCCATGGTTTGCAGCAGAGCTTGCGCACTCGCTCGGAGTTGAGCGGCGAACTGCGCCTGGCCCAGACCTATGAAGAACAGGTTCGTCTGATTGCCAGCCTGCAAAACGATCACCACGGATGA
- a CDS encoding type VI secretion protein, whose translation MPAFFWRAVLLTLLVSFVLGGCSGNYKFNDSDYRPLGDPQAVNRGK comes from the coding sequence ATGCCTGCTTTTTTCTGGCGAGCCGTTCTGCTGACGCTCCTCGTGTCATTTGTCCTCGGCGGTTGTAGTGGCAACTACAAATTCAACGACAGTGATTATCGCCCTCTGGGTGATCCACAAGCGGTCAATCGCGGTAAGTGA
- a CDS encoding sigma 54-interacting transcriptional regulator, giving the protein MFKKVSQPLDYAEVLLALFSDLSRLADGAELVGKFIQGVAQLSGCELVQLYLLDATRTRLEMNTECLEGQLQFRDPQSLPSDYHAEQLLQFSLCQNRVVCLGALSDSVHETGFLPSRATPWQSLLCVPLGDPQDGVGGLLLCASNQHLDLHGIAESLGHLGSFALGQMHLLQRLRGPVDESVPGTTSLPSAISYGLIGKSMAMRKTCSLLSKVLQSPYTVLLRGETGTGKEVVARVIHDYGPRRSKAFVVQNCAAVPENLLESELFGYRKGAFTGADRDRAGLFDAANGGTLLLDEIGDMPLSLQAKLLRVLQEGEIRPLGSNDTHHVDVRIIAATHRDLKQLMEEGKFREDLYYRLAQFPIPLPALRQRDGDIIELARHFADKACTLLQCDPVRWSDAALDHLSAYDFPGNVRELKSIVERGVLLCEGGELLVEHFALHIQTPAERGRVSLRERMEQIERGLLIDGLRESSGNKARAARELGLPLRTLVYRLTRLNVQRSDFND; this is encoded by the coding sequence ATGTTCAAGAAAGTCTCGCAACCGTTGGACTATGCTGAAGTGCTTCTGGCGCTGTTTTCCGACCTTTCACGTTTGGCGGACGGTGCTGAGCTGGTGGGGAAGTTCATCCAGGGCGTAGCGCAGCTCAGTGGCTGTGAACTGGTGCAGTTGTACCTGCTCGATGCCACTCGCACCCGCCTGGAAATGAACACCGAGTGTCTGGAAGGCCAGTTGCAATTTCGTGACCCGCAAAGCCTGCCCTCCGACTACCACGCTGAGCAACTGTTGCAATTTTCCCTGTGCCAGAATCGTGTGGTGTGCCTCGGCGCGTTAAGCGACAGCGTGCACGAAACCGGTTTCCTGCCGTCGCGGGCCACACCATGGCAGTCGCTGCTTTGCGTTCCCCTGGGCGATCCGCAGGATGGGGTCGGAGGCTTGCTGCTATGCGCCAGCAATCAACACCTCGACCTGCATGGGATCGCCGAGTCCCTGGGGCATCTTGGGAGCTTCGCGCTTGGTCAGATGCATCTGTTACAGCGCCTGCGCGGCCCTGTCGACGAATCTGTGCCTGGTACCACAAGCCTGCCGAGCGCCATCAGCTACGGCCTGATTGGTAAGAGCATGGCCATGCGCAAGACCTGCTCATTACTCAGTAAAGTGCTGCAGAGCCCTTATACCGTCCTGCTGCGGGGTGAGACCGGTACCGGCAAGGAGGTGGTGGCCCGGGTCATTCACGATTACGGCCCGCGTCGATCCAAGGCGTTTGTCGTGCAGAACTGTGCCGCGGTTCCCGAGAACTTGCTGGAGAGTGAGCTTTTCGGCTATCGCAAGGGCGCGTTCACCGGTGCCGACCGGGACCGCGCCGGGCTGTTCGACGCGGCCAATGGCGGCACGCTGTTGCTCGATGAGATCGGCGATATGCCGTTATCCCTGCAAGCCAAGTTGTTGCGAGTGTTGCAGGAAGGTGAAATCCGGCCGTTGGGGTCCAACGACACTCACCATGTCGACGTGCGCATCATTGCCGCCACCCACCGCGACCTGAAGCAGCTGATGGAGGAGGGCAAATTCCGCGAAGACCTGTATTACCGCCTTGCGCAGTTTCCAATTCCGTTGCCGGCGTTGCGCCAGCGCGACGGCGACATCATTGAGCTGGCGCGGCACTTTGCCGACAAGGCCTGCACACTTCTGCAGTGCGATCCGGTGCGCTGGTCAGACGCGGCGCTCGACCACCTGTCTGCCTACGACTTCCCGGGAAACGTCCGTGAACTCAAGAGCATCGTAGAAAGGGGCGTGCTCTTGTGCGAGGGCGGCGAACTGCTCGTCGAGCACTTTGCGCTACACATTCAGACCCCAGCCGAGCGTGGCCGCGTGAGCCTGCGTGAACGGATGGAGCAGATCGAACGTGGCCTGCTGATCGATGGCCTGCGCGAGAGTTCGGGCAACAAGGCGCGTGCCGCCCGTGAACTTGGCTTGCCGCTACGCACGCTGGTCTATCGCCTTACGCGCCTGAACGTTCAGCGTAGTGATTTCAATGATTGA